GCAGGGACCAGTTGATCTCCAAAGATCTTCCTTATATCAGTCTTACCACAGGCACCAATATAACCATTGGACAAACCGGCTTTGGTGACAAGTTTTATGATTATGCGGTGCGTAGCTATTTCGGCCGGCTGAACTATGCTTATGATAATAAGTACATCATTGACCTGGTGGCCCGGCGCGACGGCTCGTCGCGTTTTCCGCCGCAGGACCGGTGGGCCTTTACTCCCGCTGTATCCGCCGCCTGGGTCGTAAACAGGGAGCGGTTCTGGGAGGCGTTAATGCCGGCCTTCTCTGCGTTGAAACTCAGGTATTCCTATGCACGGCAGGCTAACCAATCGGTAAAGTATTATGACTACATCCAGACGCTTGGAGTGGGACCCAGCTCCTATCTGATCGGCGGCAATACACCGCCGCAGGTTATTACAGGTGCACCGCCACTTAGAGTAGATCCTACGAACTATACCTGGGAAACGGTTGCGGGTTCCAATTTTGGTGTCGATCTTGGTTTTCTCAAAGACCGGCTCACCGCGGGGTTTGATTATTATATAAGAAAGACCACGGGCATGCTGGCGCCTTCACGGGTATTACCTGCTGTGTTGGGTACCAATGCCCCCCAGCAGAATGCGGCGGATATGGAAACCAAAGGTTGGGAGCTGAGCCTGGGGTACAATGAAACCTATATGGTGGCACAAAAGCCCTTTTCACTGGGCGTGAAAGCAAGGATATGGGACAGCAGGAGCAAAATCCTGAAATATGATAATCCCCTGCATCTGTTTAGCGGTGCCTACCGGCCCGGTCAGGTAGTTGGAGAAATATGGGGGCTAACTAACGATGGCATTTTTGAAACGAAGGAGGAAATCGCTGAAATTGATCAAACCGCGATTATTCCCTGGGGAGAAATAAAGGTAGTGCCAGGATGGCCACGGTACAAAGACCTTGATGGTGATAAAAAGATTCTGCGGGGGACCAGCGATCTGGATCCGAAAGACCTTCGTGTGATCGGTAACAATACGCCCCGCTACCGGTATGGGTTTAACCTTGAAATGGGTTGGAATAATATTGACCTGTCGCTCTTTTTACAGGGTGTTGGTAAAATGGATTATTATCCGCAGCACTACCTGTTTTGGGGGCCTTACCAGCAGCCCTACGCGAATATCTATCCCTGGAACCTGGATTTTTACAGGGGCACCGCCGCAACGCCGGAAGAGATCGCTACCTATCCCAAAGCCTATACTGACCTGGGACTGGCAAACGCCAATACGGGTGCTTTTTACCCGGTATTGCAATCGTGGCTGGCGGATGATAATGACGGAAAGGGGCTGGACATTCCCCAAACCAAGTACCTGCTAAGTGCGGCATACCTGAGGATCAAGAATCTTACAGTAGGGTATACACTGCCCCAAAACATGTTGCAGCGTTTTGGCATCGAAAGACTCCGCATTTTCTTTACCGGTGAAAATATTTTTGAAGTTTCAAAGATCAAAAAATTTGTAGATCCTGAATCAATCGTAGACGGGTACGGATGGGCATACCCTTACCAGCGGAAATACTCTGTAGGCATTAATGTTACGCTATAAGATTATTAACGTCAAAAAACAATTACAATGAAAAAGTTACTATATATCCTCCTGTTTACGGCGACCCTCACTTCCTGTAAAAAAGGTTTCCTGGACCGCTATCCTCAAACAGAAGTAAGTCCACAGTTATTCTTTAATACGGAGAGCGATCTTTCTATGTATGTAAATGGCATGCTGGACCTTACTGGTTCCGGGCTTTATGTAAACGGGACGGGGCAATCGACGGATAACTACGCTACCACGGGCCAGGTTTATTTTAAGGCAGTGCTGGCAGGCACCACTACATCTCAAAACACACCCAATTTCTGGACCTGGGGCGGATTGCGTACGATTAATTATTTTCTTGAAAACTACAGCAGGGCCCAGGTTCCGGATGCCGTAAAGAACCATTATGCGGGGCTGGCCCGTTACTACCGTGCGAAGTTTTATATGAATAAGGTGCTGACTTATTCGGATGCACCCTGGTACGGTAAAACGCTCAACCCGGATGATTCAACCGCACTCTATATGACACAGTCTCCCCGGACGCTTATCATAGACAGCATCATGAATGACCTTGAATTTGCGGCCACCAATGTTCGGGAAAATGTGCCGGCGGCTACACCCGGGCTGTACGCTGTAAAAACCATTTACGCCCGCTTTGCGCTTTATGAAGGAACGTACCGGAAATATCACCCGGAGCTGAACCTGCAGCATACTGCCAATAAATATTTTGAACTGGCGAAGAAACAATCGGATGAAATCATTACGGCCAACAAATTCAGTCTTGCGGCCAGCTATGCATCATTGTTCAATAACCAGGATCTAAGCACGGTTAAGGAAGTGATCCTGAACAATCCTTATGATGTTGCAAAAGGAAAGAGTTCGGGTATCGGAAATTTTAATATATTCGGTCTTTATGAGCAATCTCCCGCCAGGGACCTTGTGCAAACTTATCTGAAGAAAGATGGTACCCGTTTTACCGATCTGCCTGGCTATAAACAGATGCTTTATGTGCAGGAATTTGCCGACCGCGACCCGCGTTTATCTGCCACCATTGCTCCTCCGGGTTTCACACTTGTTCAGTCCGCAACGCCCTATGTTTCTGAATTCAGTACCAATTTTACCGGTTATCACCAGATCAAAGGATATATTAACACTACAGACAACAATGTAATCAACAATACCGATATTCCCGTATTGCGTTATGCCGAGGTGTTGCTTACTTATGCTGAGGCAGCGGCCGAGCTCGGTACGGCTTCGCAAAGTGATATCGATAGGTCTGTAAACCTGCTTCGTGCCCGGGTTTCTATGCCCCCGCTAAATGTAGCGGCTGCCAATGCGAATCCGGACCCGGTATTGGCGGCGGATTATCCAAACGTAAGCGGTGTCAATAAAGGCCTGATCCTGGAAATAAGAAGAGAACGGAGGGTAGAGTTTGCGCTTGAAGGTACCTACCGTTTTGAAGACCTGATGCGTTGGGCGGCAGGGAAGCTGTTTGAGAAAAGGGCTACGGGTATGTATTTTCCTGGACCGGGAAATTATGATTTAACAGGAGATAATATTGCCGATATTAAGCTGGTAACGAATGCCACTACCATACCTCCGGCAGCACAGCGCGAAAAGAACGAACTGGGCGTAACACTGATTTATTACAAAATGGGATCATATGGCCAGGCGGGATCGGGTACGTATTTTGAAAATGGCGATAGCGGTGGGCAGATCGTTACTGTAAACCCCAGTACGGTCAGGACGTTTGTAGAACCCAAGTATTATTATATGCCGATACCATTTTCACAAACAACAATGAACCCTAATTTAAAGCAGCCTTTTGGATGGCAATAGCGATGAAGCTACTTCTGAGGCCCGGGTCTATGCTGTAATTCAAAATTTTAAATATCCTCAACCATTTTTTATGAAAAAGAAATGCTTACCACTGATGGTACTTCCGTTGTTCCTTGCTTTAGTATCCTTTATGCCGCTTGCTGGTCCTCACAGGAATCATTCCGGAGAAAAAGGGATGGCTGCTTATGCCGGTATGCCATTCTATGGCATGATAACAAATCCCTGGAAGTTTACCAGTATTACGATCAATCCTGCTCCCGCGCCACCGGCGCCATATCAAAACTCCGTTTATTTTAAGTATGGCAGCATATCCGGAAATTATTTCAAAGTAGAAAGTGTGGACGGGTGTCCGTTTTATGTTGTAAATGCCGGTGCACCGGTTACTTATGTGCCCGTTACCGGCGCCGAAAATATTTTTGGTATTTTCTTCAAATCAGAGTCAGGATGCGGTTCAACGCGGCTTTTACGCGTATCCTATAATGATAGTGGGTCCTGGACGCCGTTTGAAAACTTCGTAATCAATCTTTAGATAGCAGCAGGCATGAACAGAAAATCGTTTATTAAAGGAACGTCTCTATTAACAGGGTCCGTACTCACCGGCGGAATGGCGGCCGCTGGCAGGCGAAAAGAGAAACCCGTACTTATGCTTGCGCATATTACAGACGTGCATATTCGACCAGGGGATAATGCACCGCAGCGTTTTAGAAATTGTTTGAAGAAAATAAAAGCAACCGGTATTGATTTTTTCCTGAATACGGGCGATTCCATTCATGACGCTTCTTACGACCATGTGAAAAGAGATAGTGTAACCGAACAATGGCAATTATGGGATGAATGCCTATCGGAAATAAAAGGCTATGATATTTACAGTTGCCTGGGCAATCACGATATGTGGTGGGCCGCCCCGGATAAGCAGGATGCCATGTATGGGAAGGATTATGTAGTAAAGCGATTAAAGATACCGCACCGGTATTACAGCTTTACCCGCGGTGGCTGGCATTTTATTGTGTTGGATGGCAATAACCACAATATTTCCCTGGATGAAACACAGTTTAAATGGCTGGAAGACGACCTGGCGGCAACACCTGCTCACACACCAACCCTAATCATGTCGCATTATCCTACTTTTGGTGCAACCCCGATACTGGTGGGCGGTCATCACAGCGATTACAAAAGATTAAAAACGCTCCTTTATAAGCATAAAGACAAGGTAAGAGCTTCGCTCAGCGGGCACAATCATCTTTGTGATAAAACGTCTTATAATGGCGTCTGGTATTGCTGTAATGGTGCCATGAGTGGCTTTTGGTGGGGGCAGGGCGATAAGGAATCAGCCGGCCCAGGCTACTACCTGGAAACACCGCCAGGTTATGCTATTTTAAAATTATTTAAGAACGGTGATTTTGAGAGTGAATATATTGCACACGGCTTTTAAAAGAAAAGATATGATACGAAAAGGAATCCTGGTTATAATGGCCTTCCTGGCCGGCTCTTTGGCATTGTTTGCCCAACGCGCTCCCAAAGTAGTATTTGTAATTGCAGACGGTATCCCGGCGGATGTGATCGAATCGGTGGCCACACCGCATATGGACGCCATTGCGCGGGCGGGCCGGTATATGCGGGCTTATGTGGGTGGTGGCAAAGGAACTTATTCAGAA
The sequence above is a segment of the Niabella agricola genome. Coding sequences within it:
- a CDS encoding RagB/SusD family nutrient uptake outer membrane protein → MKKLLYILLFTATLTSCKKGFLDRYPQTEVSPQLFFNTESDLSMYVNGMLDLTGSGLYVNGTGQSTDNYATTGQVYFKAVLAGTTTSQNTPNFWTWGGLRTINYFLENYSRAQVPDAVKNHYAGLARYYRAKFYMNKVLTYSDAPWYGKTLNPDDSTALYMTQSPRTLIIDSIMNDLEFAATNVRENVPAATPGLYAVKTIYARFALYEGTYRKYHPELNLQHTANKYFELAKKQSDEIITANKFSLAASYASLFNNQDLSTVKEVILNNPYDVAKGKSSGIGNFNIFGLYEQSPARDLVQTYLKKDGTRFTDLPGYKQMLYVQEFADRDPRLSATIAPPGFTLVQSATPYVSEFSTNFTGYHQIKGYINTTDNNVINNTDIPVLRYAEVLLTYAEAAAELGTASQSDIDRSVNLLRARVSMPPLNVAAANANPDPVLAADYPNVSGVNKGLILEIRRERRVEFALEGTYRFEDLMRWAAGKLFEKRATGMYFPGPGNYDLTGDNIADIKLVTNATTIPPAAQREKNELGVTLIYYKMGSYGQAGSGTYFENGDSGGQIVTVNPSTVRTFVEPKYYYMPIPFSQTTMNPNLKQPFGWQ
- a CDS encoding metallophosphoesterase family protein produces the protein MNRKSFIKGTSLLTGSVLTGGMAAAGRRKEKPVLMLAHITDVHIRPGDNAPQRFRNCLKKIKATGIDFFLNTGDSIHDASYDHVKRDSVTEQWQLWDECLSEIKGYDIYSCLGNHDMWWAAPDKQDAMYGKDYVVKRLKIPHRYYSFTRGGWHFIVLDGNNHNISLDETQFKWLEDDLAATPAHTPTLIMSHYPTFGATPILVGGHHSDYKRLKTLLYKHKDKVRASLSGHNHLCDKTSYNGVWYCCNGAMSGFWWGQGDKESAGPGYYLETPPGYAILKLFKNGDFESEYIAHGF